The following DNA comes from Pirellulales bacterium.
CGCCACTATCTCGGCGCGTATCTCGCGGAACTCGGCGGGGCGGACGCGATCGTCTTCACCGGAGGGATCGGTGAGAAAAGCGGCGGAATTCGGACCGCCGTGTGCCGCGATCTCGAGGCGCTGGGCATCGTGCTGGACCGCGACAAGAACGGATCAGCCCGCGGCGAGGCGCGGATCGACGCCGCGGCAAGCCGCGTGCAGCTTTGGATCGTGCCGACGAATGAAGAGCTGGTCGTCGCCCGGCAAACCAAGCGGCTTTTGGAAACCGAAGGTTAAAGGGACCCACTCATGTTTGTCGCCAAGGTCACCGGCTCCGTGGTCGCCACGCAGAAAGTGAATTCGATGGTCGGGCATAAGTTGCTCGTCGTCGAACCGTATCGGCTCGATCCGGAAACGCGACGATCGCTCAAGACCACCGGGCGAACGTTTGTGGCCGTGGACACAGTTGGGGCCGGTGAAGGAGAGTTTGTGCTCATCACGCAAGGCTCGAGCGCTCGACTGACGCCGGAGACCAAGAACCTGCCGATCGACACCGTGATCGTCGGGATCGTCGATAAAGTGCACGTCGATCAGCAATGCGTGTTCCAGCGAGATACGGAGTGACGAAGTCGAATTGTAGGGTGCGTCAGCGCTTCGCTTGACGCACCCTACCAAGAACCAACCTATGCAAGCGACCGAACAACTAATCCGCTCCGTCGTCGAGCAAGTGCTGTCGCAGCTTCAGCCGAAGTCGAATGCCGTCCCGCGCAGCTTAGCGGGCCGGCATGGCGTGTTCACCTGCGTCGATGAGGCGGTCACCGCGGCCACGCAGGCCTTCGAGGAACTGAGCGAGCGCACTTTGGCCGACCGCAAGCGGATAATCGACCACATTCGCCGCATCTCGATCGAGCAATCGGTCGAGCTGGGGACGATGGAGATGGAGGAGACGCGGATCGGCCGGCTGGAGCACAAGATCGAGAAACTCAAAACGCTCGGCGAGCGGACGCCCGGCATCGAATTCCTCAGGAGCGAAGTGTTCAGCGGCGATCATGGGCTGGCCGTGATCGAGCACGCGCCCTTCGGCGTCATCGGAGCGATCACTCCCGTAACGCATTCGCTCCCCACGATCACGGGCAACGCCATCAACATGATCGCCGGCGGCAACACGCTGGTGGTCAATCCGCATCCCAGCGGCAAGCGCGTCGCGGCGGAAGGAGTTCGCCGGTTCAATCAAGCCATTTATCGCGAATTGGGAATCGACAATCTGATTTGCGTCATCGCCGAGCCGACTCTCGAATCAGCCGAGGCGATCTTCAAGCATCGCGGAGTCAAGCTGATCTGCGTCACCGGCGGCCCCTCCGTCGCGCGGGCGGCGCTGCAGAGTTCAAAGCGGGCGATCGTTGCCGGGCCGGGAAATCCGCCGGTCGTGGTCGATGAGACCGCCGATCTCGATCGTGCCGCCCGAGCCATCATTTATGGGGCGGCCTACGACAACAATCTTCTCTGTATCTCGGAAAAGGAAGTGTTCGTGGTCGATGAGGTCTTCGATCCGATGATGGCAGCGATGGACCGGGCGGGCGCGGTGCGGCTTAATTCGCGTGAGGTCGATGCCCTGACCCGCGTGGCGATCGCGACCGTCGGCGAAGTGGACCACAAGCACGACGTGCCGGCGAAGGAGTTTCTCGGACAAGATGCGGCCGTTCTCGCCCGCGGAATCGGCAAGCAAGTGCCGCCAAAGACGGAGTTGCTCTTCGGCGAGACGGACGAGCAGAATCCGTTCGTTCCCGTTGAGCAAATGATGCCCTTCCTGCCGTTTGTCCGCTGCCGCGACGTGGAC
Coding sequences within:
- a CDS encoding aldehyde dehydrogenase family protein codes for the protein MQATEQLIRSVVEQVLSQLQPKSNAVPRSLAGRHGVFTCVDEAVTAATQAFEELSERTLADRKRIIDHIRRISIEQSVELGTMEMEETRIGRLEHKIEKLKTLGERTPGIEFLRSEVFSGDHGLAVIEHAPFGVIGAITPVTHSLPTITGNAINMIAGGNTLVVNPHPSGKRVAAEGVRRFNQAIYRELGIDNLICVIAEPTLESAEAIFKHRGVKLICVTGGPSVARAALQSSKRAIVAGPGNPPVVVDETADLDRAARAIIYGAAYDNNLLCISEKEVFVVDEVFDPMMAAMDRAGAVRLNSREVDALTRVAIATVGEVDHKHDVPAKEFLGQDAAVLARGIGKQVPPKTELLFGETDEQNPFVPVEQMMPFLPFVRCRDVDEAIAKAKFYEHGFRHTSIIHSNNVRNMTKMGRALDTTLFVKNGPCMASLGLGGEGYLSFSIATPTGEGVTTPLTFTRERRCSLIDDLRILGRP
- a CDS encoding EutN/CcmL family microcompartment protein produces the protein MFVAKVTGSVVATQKVNSMVGHKLLVVEPYRLDPETRRSLKTTGRTFVAVDTVGAGEGEFVLITQGSSARLTPETKNLPIDTVIVGIVDKVHVDQQCVFQRDTE